One region of Skermanella mucosa genomic DNA includes:
- a CDS encoding AAC(3) family N-acetyltransferase, translating into MAANPGQAASMPPENRKRIHRMIESTVPEPLLRAASRLLPAGVKRAINAAISSAGAALVETALAKRSERRHGAGRRAIGRAELESDLKAAGLPDGAVVFVHSSLSRLGFVEGGAGTVLAALENTVVARGGTLAMPTFTMTGSMYETLKSGPRFDVRETPTGMGKIAETLRRDPRARRSIHPTHSVAALGDRADWLVADHHRSPFAFDSDSPFGRLLEADGWLMGMGTDLGPVTFYHVLEDLRGDSFPFPVYTPDSPLLREVTGRNGEILKVAVMAHSSVVSADRIDKPTGLGVRDYVTRYLERDGGLRWIKLGDGNAWVIRAADMFTCLECLMVQGVTIYRDPAEGAAHASERKDFGAGSRASAQIGPEDRQRQAASA; encoded by the coding sequence ATGGCTGCGAACCCTGGCCAAGCCGCGTCGATGCCGCCGGAGAACAGGAAGCGGATCCATCGCATGATCGAATCGACGGTTCCGGAGCCGCTGCTGCGGGCTGCCAGCCGGCTGCTGCCGGCCGGAGTGAAGCGGGCGATCAACGCGGCCATATCCTCCGCCGGGGCCGCCCTGGTCGAGACCGCGCTGGCGAAGCGGTCCGAGCGGCGCCACGGCGCCGGCCGGCGCGCGATCGGCCGGGCCGAGCTGGAAAGCGACCTGAAGGCGGCGGGCCTGCCCGACGGGGCCGTGGTCTTCGTCCACAGCTCGCTGTCCAGGCTGGGCTTCGTCGAGGGCGGGGCCGGAACGGTGCTGGCGGCGCTGGAGAACACGGTCGTCGCGCGGGGCGGCACGCTGGCGATGCCGACCTTCACCATGACCGGGTCGATGTACGAGACGCTGAAGTCCGGCCCGCGCTTCGACGTGCGCGAGACGCCGACCGGCATGGGGAAGATCGCCGAGACCCTGCGCCGCGACCCGCGCGCCCGTCGCAGCATCCACCCCACCCATTCGGTGGCGGCGCTGGGCGACCGCGCCGACTGGCTGGTCGCCGACCATCACCGCTCGCCCTTCGCGTTCGACTCCGACAGCCCCTTCGGGCGGCTGCTGGAGGCCGACGGCTGGCTGATGGGCATGGGCACGGACCTGGGGCCGGTGACCTTCTATCACGTGCTGGAGGACCTGCGCGGCGACAGCTTCCCGTTCCCGGTCTATACGCCGGACAGCCCGCTCCTGCGGGAGGTGACCGGCCGGAACGGCGAGATCTTGAAGGTCGCCGTCATGGCCCATTCGTCGGTCGTCTCGGCCGACCGGATCGACAAGCCGACCGGCCTGGGCGTGCGCGACTACGTCACCCGCTACCTGGAGCGGGACGGCGGCCTGCGCTGGATCAAGCTGGGCGACGGCAATGCCTGGGTGATCCGGGCGGCCGACATGTTCACCTGCCTGGAATGCCTGATGGTCCAGGGCGTCACCATCTACCGCGACCCCGCCGAGGGGGCGGCCCATGCCAGCGAGAGGAAAGACTTCGGTGCCGGTTCAAGAGCTTCTGCCCAGATTGGTCCCGAGGATCGTCAAAGACAGGCTGCGTCCGCTTAA
- a CDS encoding polysaccharide deacetylase family protein, whose protein sequence is MRAEKQKVLFEDDWNPIKAPPELPPILLVVVDAEEEFDWSAPFSRDQRSVRSMAAQGPMHRIFDKFGIRPTYVVDYPVASQRDGLEPLRDLLKDDACLIGTQLHPWVNPPFDEEISERNSFPGNLPPDLERAKLEALTRAIEDGLGLTPRIYKAGRYGLGPRTFRTLADLGYCIDLSAVPGADLRVHHGPDFRRVEPQPYWIGPPGRLLELPLTRGYVGLLSGQGPGLEGALESPVAQACRIPGVLSRLGLIDRIILTPEGVPPAQHMALVRAMIRRGQRIFMLSYHSPSLVPGNTPYVRTRRDLDVFMDRVEGFCERFFGELGGTAGDPLSVRDLLKRHAGLARDEQPNRAPSVRPAARQCSSSG, encoded by the coding sequence ATGCGGGCGGAAAAGCAAAAAGTCCTGTTCGAGGACGACTGGAATCCAATCAAGGCTCCGCCCGAACTTCCCCCGATCCTGCTGGTGGTGGTGGATGCGGAGGAGGAGTTCGACTGGTCGGCCCCTTTCTCCCGTGATCAGCGCAGCGTCCGTTCCATGGCGGCCCAGGGTCCCATGCACCGAATCTTCGACAAGTTCGGCATCCGTCCCACCTACGTCGTCGATTACCCCGTGGCGAGCCAGCGCGACGGACTCGAACCGCTCCGCGACCTGCTGAAGGACGACGCCTGCCTGATCGGGACCCAGCTCCACCCCTGGGTCAACCCGCCGTTCGACGAGGAAATCTCCGAGCGCAACTCGTTCCCCGGCAACCTGCCGCCCGACCTGGAACGGGCCAAGCTGGAGGCGCTGACCCGCGCGATCGAGGACGGGCTGGGGCTGACGCCGCGGATCTACAAGGCCGGCCGCTACGGGCTCGGCCCGCGCACCTTCCGGACGCTCGCCGACCTGGGATACTGCATCGACCTGAGCGCCGTCCCGGGAGCGGATCTCCGGGTGCATCACGGTCCCGATTTCCGGCGCGTCGAGCCGCAGCCCTACTGGATCGGCCCGCCGGGCCGGCTGCTGGAGCTGCCGCTGACCCGGGGCTATGTCGGCCTGCTGTCCGGCCAGGGTCCCGGCCTGGAAGGGGCGCTCGAGTCGCCGGTGGCCCAGGCCTGCCGGATACCCGGCGTGCTGTCGCGCCTGGGGCTGATCGACCGGATCATCCTGACCCCGGAAGGGGTGCCGCCGGCACAGCACATGGCCCTGGTCCGCGCGATGATCCGGCGCGGCCAGCGCATCTTCATGCTGTCCTACCACAGCCCGTCCCTGGTGCCGGGAAACACGCCCTATGTGCGGACCCGGCGCGACCTCGACGTCTTCATGGACCGGGTGGAAGGCTTCTGCGAAAGGTTCTTCGGGGAGCTGGGCGGGACCGCCGGCGATCCCCTGTCGGTGCGCGATCTCCTGAAGCGGCACGCCGGACTGGCTCGCGACGAACAGCCGAACCGGGCGCCCTCGGTCCGCCCGGCGGCCCGGCAGTGCTCGTCGAGCGGCTGA